From the genome of Verrucomicrobiia bacterium, one region includes:
- a CDS encoding HPP family protein: protein MLGKTDRKTSFELGPGGHAEKLISGIAAFIGILCVLGLSSLFLSDAGLPLVVASMGASAVLLFAVPHGPLSQPWPLIGSHAISAFIGVTVTRFCHYPLVASGLAVGLAIIVMYYLGCIHPPGGATALTAVLGGSQIHDLGYLFVLLPVLLNTSILLLTAIALNWFFPWRRYPTFLQPHPVTKPIDPAISPEHLSYALKQMGSFIDVTEEDLAEIYELARQHAQGSHLQPEQIKLGGCYSNGATGAALCIRHVVDESPDGQIVIFRTVAGENRRRAESCTKAAFALWAKEIVPPREKTIITEKL, encoded by the coding sequence ATGCTAGGTAAAACAGACAGGAAAACCAGCTTCGAACTCGGCCCCGGCGGTCACGCGGAGAAACTCATCTCCGGCATCGCCGCGTTCATCGGCATCCTCTGCGTGCTCGGCCTCTCCTCTTTATTTCTGAGCGATGCCGGACTGCCCCTCGTCGTCGCCTCCATGGGCGCATCCGCTGTACTGCTCTTCGCCGTCCCTCATGGTCCGCTTTCACAGCCTTGGCCACTCATCGGCAGCCACGCCATCTCCGCTTTCATCGGCGTCACCGTCACCCGCTTTTGCCACTATCCGCTTGTCGCCAGTGGACTCGCCGTAGGTCTGGCCATCATCGTCATGTATTATCTCGGCTGCATCCATCCCCCCGGTGGCGCGACCGCCCTCACCGCTGTTTTGGGCGGCAGCCAGATTCATGATCTCGGCTACCTCTTCGTCCTCCTCCCGGTATTGTTGAACACCAGCATCCTGCTCCTCACCGCCATCGCCCTGAACTGGTTTTTCCCCTGGCGGCGTTACCCCACTTTCCTGCAACCTCATCCCGTCACGAAACCCATCGATCCCGCCATCTCCCCGGAACATCTCTCCTACGCCCTGAAACAGATGGGCTCCTTCATCGACGTCACCGAGGAAGACCTTGCCGAGATCTACGAGCTCGCCCGCCAACACGCCCAAGGCTCCCACCTGCAACCCGAGCAGATCAAACTTGGTGGCTGCTACTCTAACGGCGCCACGGGCGCAGCCCTCTGCATCCGCCACGTCGTTGATGAATCACCCGATGGCCAAATCGTCATCTTCCGCACCGTAGCCGGTGAAAACCGCCGCCGCGCCGAAAGCTGCACCAAAGCCGCCTTCGCCCTCTGGGCCAAAGAAATCGTCCCCCCTCGCGAAAAAACCATCATCACTGAGAAACTCTGA
- a CDS encoding A/G-specific adenine glycosylase, with protein MSSPAFPVANLLAWFRAYARDLPWRRTTDPYAIWVSEIMLQQTQVKTVIPYWERWMRELPTIQSLAEAPEQKLLKLWEGLGYYTRVRNLQKGALQIIERHDGKFPTTHEDILALSGIGRYTAGAIGSIAFNQPVPLLDGNVIRVLTRFYGISENAKEKETTNRLWAIAEELVTEAFKLPAAPISLSSNREAELRQERAGERRPNKSDAKRTSKEHSASNLLLPSEGRRIEDEGCQSSGKPSSGTNCSHLNQSLMELGATICTPIAPACLLCPLQKACIANRDSRQSELPNLGERAAATQRRFFAYVIQQGPKVLVRQRPTGVVNAGLWEFPNIEVELKTKDPLNAAQQAWSQAFTTTEPLCTIKHSITRYRITLEAFRAEIKPRAELPAELGEWYPLDKLHDLPFTSAHGKIRKKLLG; from the coding sequence ATGTCGTCACCGGCTTTCCCAGTCGCCAATCTGCTCGCATGGTTCCGCGCATACGCCCGCGACCTTCCCTGGCGCCGCACCACCGATCCCTACGCCATCTGGGTCTCCGAGATCATGCTCCAGCAGACGCAGGTGAAGACCGTCATTCCTTATTGGGAACGCTGGATGCGCGAACTCCCCACCATCCAATCACTCGCTGAAGCCCCCGAACAAAAGCTGCTGAAACTCTGGGAAGGCCTCGGCTACTACACCCGCGTCCGTAACCTCCAAAAAGGCGCACTCCAAATCATCGAGCGCCACGACGGCAAATTCCCTACGACACATGAAGACATTCTCGCCCTCTCCGGCATCGGCCGCTACACCGCCGGAGCCATCGGCAGCATCGCTTTCAACCAACCCGTTCCTTTGCTGGACGGCAACGTCATCCGCGTCCTCACCCGCTTCTATGGCATCAGTGAAAACGCGAAAGAAAAGGAAACCACGAACCGTCTGTGGGCAATAGCCGAGGAACTAGTCACCGAAGCTTTCAAACTCCCCGCAGCTCCCATCTCCCTCTCCTCCAATAGGGAGGCCGAACTTCGGCAGGAGAGGGCCGGGGAGAGGAGGCCTAATAAATCGGATGCCAAGCGCACCTCGAAAGAACATAGCGCGTCCAACCTCCTTCTCCCCTCGGAGGGGAGAAGGATTGAGGATGAGGGGTGCCAGTCTTCGGGAAAACCATCCTCCGGCACCAACTGTTCGCACCTCAACCAATCCCTGATGGAACTCGGTGCCACCATCTGCACCCCCATCGCGCCCGCCTGTCTCCTTTGCCCTCTGCAAAAAGCCTGTATCGCGAATCGCGACTCACGCCAGAGCGAACTCCCCAATCTCGGCGAACGCGCCGCCGCTACCCAGCGCCGCTTCTTCGCCTACGTCATCCAGCAAGGACCTAAAGTCCTCGTCCGCCAACGCCCCACTGGCGTCGTGAACGCTGGCCTCTGGGAATTCCCAAATATTGAAGTGGAACTGAAAACCAAAGACCCGCTAAACGCCGCGCAACAAGCCTGGAGCCAAGCCTTCACGACAACCGAACCCCTCTGCACCATCAAACACTCCATCACCCGCTACCGCATCACCCTCGAAGCTTTTCGTGCAGAAATAAAACCGCGCGCCGAACTCCCCGCCGAACTCGGTGAATGGTATCCTCTCGATAAACTCCACGACCTCCCCTTCACCAGCGCCCACGGCAAGATCCGCAAGAAGCTGCTGGGGTAA